One segment of Anopheles stephensi strain Indian chromosome 3, UCI_ANSTEP_V1.0, whole genome shotgun sequence DNA contains the following:
- the LOC118513688 gene encoding ribonuclease H2 subunit B: MSSNKFFFIFKDFMLESDKASLSIVSLRNPATRNESKYLIRRVPKQDANLYEVNCFSEQHRSWFINETVCSNGKIFLPTPVDPLFLALPYLVENCSERAVPLDQILVDDKFPHTASLTDVLSPARVSLVADEKRAGDIHAFQYNETKTLRWLVGKCHRLSKAIGKQEGPAARSLNYIKEEKENETEEDERTTLHTAFGIVADYLSLEVGRKLSTALGFPEDENISKKRKSIVDLESAVVKKIKKEDIHETTPIKLPASEKKVSAKAKALAKAASGSKSISSFFKK; the protein is encoded by the exons ATGTCTTCGAACAagttcttttttatatttaaag ATTTCATGCTAGAGAGCGATAAGGCGAGCCTGAGCATCGTATCGCTGCGCAATCCTGCTACAAGAAACGAGTCAAAATATCTAATCCGTCGCGTACCGAAACAGGACGCCAACCTGTACGAGGTGAACTGCTTCAGCGAACAGCACCGCTCCTGGTTTATTAACGAAACGGTGTGTTCCAATGGGAAAATATTCCTCCCTACACCGGTCGATCCGTTGTTCCTGGCGCTACCCTACCTGGTGGAAAACTGCAGCGAACGAGCCGTTCCGCTCGATCAGATCCTTGTGGACGATAAGTTTCCACACACTGCTAGCCTGACCGATGTGTTGTCCCCGGCGCGGGTGAGCTTGGTGGCGGATGAAAAGCGTGCCGGTGATATACACGCCTTCCAGTACAACGAGACCAAAACGCTCCGATGGCTTGTGGGTAAATGCCACCGGCTGAGTAAAGCGATTGGCAAACAGGAAGGACCTGCCGCCCGGTCATTGAACTACATCaaggaggaaaaggaaaacgaaacggaagAGGACGAAAGAACCACTCTGCACACGGCATTCGGGATCGTGGCCGATTATCTGTCGCTCGAGGTTGGTCGGAAACTGTCCACCGCGTTAGGTTTTCCGGAGGATGAAAACATTTCGAAAAAGCGCAAATCGATAGTGGACCTGGAGTCGGCTGTggtgaagaaaattaaaaaggaAGACATTCATGAAACGACCCCGATAAAGCTCCCGGCGTCGGAGAAGAAAGTGTCAGCCAAAGCGAAAGCCCTGGCGAAGGCCGCCAGTGGGTCGAAAAGTATTTCTAgcttctttaaaaaataa
- the LOC118513683 gene encoding la-related protein 7 codes for MESLENPNPGKDGEKDKVPAKKGRHRSKHKFNSIRSQMEFYFSDANLTKDRYMGQLIRDDPYIQLEEFLKFNKIKALTTSVEEIANAVKNSTLLELSDDRTKVRRKTELVVKENCEECTLYVERLPPKANHDWVRNVFSSYGKVAYVSLPKFKHSRKIKEFGFVEFEEEASVQKALKAFKTFGGVLEFDTVDPAKMASIKTYEQEKNEMPPEPEGASVKAETDGKENSAEAEAGSIKEEEEREGEGSAVLTDAAADPQQEEDTDEPPAKRHKVEPTSDEDDDTQEFDRTDQDEPAAEEEDEHKNATEEEEAKEEGDAQPEVGGKKKCRQRKGCSIIKKELQLDDKVYEIKIMTKKEWRRLRSKYLNLQRLEAKKLKRLFQQTANKQHHKRGGQPKATTHANPTGAGGTSGGGIAIKSIKSSPRVNFYGAMPVDEEHTEVEGANPLQSDQPEESAAAIAKRPLFSFEPGLIVCVKFREPCVDVKDFRAELRQHAYVKYIDLKEGAFEAFVRVDKPGSANALVREYSSAEHAAHILSGEQEQQYWDKMMRDREDKLSKRVKTERVRGRTKLIRKINSHIKLDDDDD; via the exons ATGGAAAGCCTGGAAAACCCGAACCCTGGCAAGGATGGCGAAAAGGACAAGGTCCCAGCGAAGAAGGGACGCCACCGGAGCAAGCACAAATTCAACTCGATTCGCTCGCAGATGGAATTTTACTTCTCCGATGCAAATTTAACCAAAGACCGGTACATGGGGCAGCTGATACGGGATGATCCAT ATATTCAGCTAGAGGAGTTCTTAAAGTTCAACAAAATCAAAGCACTTACGACGAGTGTGGAAGAGATCGCCAATGCGGTGAAGAACTCCACCCTGCTGGAGCTTTCCGACGATCGTACGAAGGTGCGCCGCAAGACGGAACTGGTGGTGAAGGAAAACTGTGAAGAGTGTACCCTGTACGTGGAACGCTTGCCGCCGAAAGCGAACCACGACTGGGTGCGGAATGTGTTTTCCAGCTACGGCAAGGTGGCGTACGTTTCGCTGCCCAAGTTCAAGCACTCGCGCAAGATCAAAGAGTTCGGGTTCGTGGAGTTCGAGGAGGAAGCGAGCGTGCAGAAGGCGCTGAAAGCGTTCAAAACGTTCGGCGGTGTGCTGGAGTTCGACACGGTTGATCCGGCAAAGATGGCAAGCATTAAGACGTACGAGCAGGAGAAGAATGAGATGCCGCCAGAGCCGGAAGGGGCAAGCGTGAAAGCAGAGACGGATGGTAAAGAAAATTCGGCTGAAGCAGAAGCCGGTTCTattaaggaagaagaagagagagagggagaaggTTCGGCAGTGCTCAcggatgcagcagcagatccTCAACAGGAGGAAGATACGGATGAACCACCAGCCAAAAGGCATAAAGTCGAACCGACGagcgacgaggacgacgataCACAAGAGTTCGATCGCACGGATCAGGACGAGCCGGCTGCTGAGGAAGAGGATGAACATAAAAATGCGACCGAGGAGGAAGAGGCAAAGGAAGAAGGCGATGCGCAACCGGAAGTGGGCGGTAAGAAGAAATGTCGTCAGCGGAAGGGATGTAGCATCATCAAGAAGGAGTTGCAGCTGGACGACAAGGTGTACGAGATCAAAATAATGACCAA GAAAGAATGGCGTCGTTTAAGAAGCAAATACCTAAATCTGCAACGGCTAGAAGCGAAGAAGCTGAAGCGTCTTTTCCAGCAGACGgcaaacaaacagcaccacAAACGGGGTGGCCAGCCAAAGGCGACCACGCACGCCAATCCAACCGGAGCCGGTGGTACTTCCGGCGGTGGCATAGCGATTAAGTCGATTAAATCATCCCCAAGGGTGAACTTTTACGGGGCTATGCCGGTCGACGAGGAGCACACCGAGGTGGAGGGTGCGAATCCACTTCAATCCGACCAGCCCGAGGAAAGTGCTGCGGCCATAGCAAAACGGCCCCTGTTTTCCTTCGAACCGGGGTTGATAGTGTGCGTAAAGTTTCGGGAACCGTGCGTGGATGTGAAGGATTTCCGTGCGGAACTGCGGCAACACGCGTACGTGAAGTATATCGATCTGAAGGAAGGTGCGTTCGAGGCGTTCGTACGGGTCGATAAGCCCGGTTCGGCTAATGCGCTGGTGCGGGAGTACAGTTCGGCGGAACATGCCGCACACATACTGAGCGGTGAGCAGGAGCAACAGTACTGGGACAAGATGATGCGCGATCGGGAGGATAAGCTGAGCAAGCGGGTCAAGACGGAGCGGGTTCGGGGACGTACGAAGCTGATCCGTAAGATAAACAGTCACATCAagttggatgatgatgatgattga
- the LOC118513689 gene encoding SNAPIN protein homolog, with amino-acid sequence MVDVQFETVQTLGNETSHKSNTKLLSNYVKSATPRTTMADDHSDSSLTSIDDERTDNTENLCENPTRDILTEGFFRLFKPVIDDLENNIRGASKTQSELRQQLEELSGEMKNLNFENDPVLHEYFKRTVRVKQKVVVIMNILQGAQERLVTLCQQQELQAPAVPST; translated from the exons ATGGTTGACGTTCAATTTGAAACTGTACAAACCTTGGGCAACGAAACGTCAcacaaaagcaacacaaaattgttatcaaatt ACGTTAAATCGGCGACGCCGAGGACGACCATGGCCGATGATCATTCGGACAGTTCGCTAACGTCGATCGACGATGAGCGGACAGACAATACGGAAAACCTGTGCGAAAACCCCACCCGAGACATCCTGACGGAGGGATTCTTCCGCCTGTTCAAACCAGTGATCGATGACCTGGAGAACAATATTCGTGGGGCAAGCAAAACGCAGAGCGAGCTGCGCCAGCAGCTAGAGGAGCTGTCCGGTGAAATGAAGAATCTCAACTTCGAGAACGACCCGGTGCTGCACGAATACTTTAAGCGTACGGTGCGCGTGAAGCAGAAGGTTGTTGTGATAATGAACATCCTGCAAGGGGCGCAGGAAAGGCTCGTCACGCTGTGCCAGCAGCAGGAACTGCAAGCCCCTGCGGTGCCTAGCACATAA
- the LOC118513686 gene encoding alpha-tocopherol transfer protein-like isoform X2: protein MLSDVEELPSVQLGDYVLRFELEDLTPFGKEVAKNELRETPEIRTAAIEELRTLLKDVEGLVVPLDNDDWMIRFLRPCKFYAKSACELIQRYYQFKVKHWDMYNELMPSKEANIFKQNILAVFPNRDQLGRRVLLLELGKSWKHKEVTLDEVFKGCVLFLEAAMLEPETQVHGAVVIFDMDGLTLQQAWQFTPPFAKRIVDWLQDAVPLRIKGIHIINQPKIFNMVFALFKPILREKLRNRIIFHGTDRESLYKHISKECLPAVYGGTVDAPRVQGEQWYELLLKCDNEYKEINNYGYTKQLEEQRNKRNKKK, encoded by the exons ATGCTATCCGACGTAGAGGAGCTGCCCTCGGTGCAGCTGGGCGACTATGTGCTCCGGTTCGAGCTGGAAGATCTGACCCCCTTCGGCAAGGAGGTGGCCAAGAACGAACTGCGCGAAACGCCCGAAATTCGTACCGCCGCCATCGAGGAACTGCGCACGCTGCTCAAAG ATGTGGAAGGCTTGGTCGTGCCGCTAGACAACGATGACTGGATGATCCGATTCCTGCGGCCATGCAAATTCTACGCAAAGAGTGCCTGTGAGTTG ATTCAACGGTACTACCAGTTCAAGGTAAAACACTGGGACATGTATAACGAGCTGATGCCGTCGAAGGAAGCCAACATCTTCAAGCAGAACATCCTGGCCGTGTTCCCGAACCGCGATCAGCTCGGGCgccgtgtgctgctgctcgagcTGGGCAAAAGCTGGAAGCACAAGGAAGTCACGCTGGACGAAGTGTTCAAGGGCTGTGTGCTGTTCCTGGAGGCGGCCATGCTTGAACCCGAAACACAGGTGCACGGTGCGGTCGTGATCTTCGACATGGACGGGTTGACCCTACAGCAAGCCTGGCAGTTTACGCCACCGTTCGCCAAGCGTATCGTCGACTGGCTGCAGGATGCGGTCCCGCTCCGCATCAAGGGTATCCACATCATTAATCAGCCAAAGATCTTTAACATGGTGTTCGCACTGTTTAAGCCGATTCTGCGCGAGAAGCTGCGCAACCGTATCATCTTCCACGGTACCGATCGTGAGTCACTGTACAAGCACATCTCCAAGGAGTGTCTGCCGGCGGTGTACGGTGGTACGGTCGATGCACCTCGGGTACAGGGCGAACAGTGGTACGAACTGTTGCTCAAGTGTGACAACGAGTACAAGGAGATCAACAACTACGGCTACACCAAGCAGCTCGAGGAGCAGCGCAACAAGAGGAACAAGAAAAAGTGA
- the LOC118513690 gene encoding NHP2-like protein 1 homolog encodes MTEEVNPKAYPLADQALTSKIMTLIQQAVNYKQLRRGANEATKTLNRGLSEFIVMAADAEPIEIILHLPLLCEDKNVPYVFVRSKQALGRACGVSRPIVACSVTIDEGSQLKSQIVSIQQEIERLLV; translated from the exons atg ACTGAAGAGGTTAACCCGAAAGCTTATCCCCTGGCGGATCAAGCGCTCACGTCGAAGATTATGACGCTGATCCAGCAGGCGGTCAACTACAAGCAGCTGCGCCGCGGCGCTAACGAAGCGACCAAGACGCTGAACCGTGGTCTGTCCGAGTTTATCGTGATGGCGGCCGATGCGGAACCGATCGAAATCATCCTGCATCTTCCGCTGCTGTGCGAGGACAAGAACGTGCCGTACGTGTTCGTACGGTCCAAGCAGGCGTTGGGTCGCGCGTGCGGCGTTTCGCGCCCGATCGTCGCCTGCTCCGTCACGATCGACGAAGGCTCGCAGCTGAAATCTCAGATTGTATCAATCCAGCAAGAGATCGAACGACTGCTCGTTTAA
- the LOC118513686 gene encoding retinaldehyde-binding protein 1 isoform X1 — MRVPTMLSDVEELPSVQLGDYVLRFELEDLTPFGKEVAKNELRETPEIRTAAIEELRTLLKDVEGLVVPLDNDDWMIRFLRPCKFYAKSACELIQRYYQFKVKHWDMYNELMPSKEANIFKQNILAVFPNRDQLGRRVLLLELGKSWKHKEVTLDEVFKGCVLFLEAAMLEPETQVHGAVVIFDMDGLTLQQAWQFTPPFAKRIVDWLQDAVPLRIKGIHIINQPKIFNMVFALFKPILREKLRNRIIFHGTDRESLYKHISKECLPAVYGGTVDAPRVQGEQWYELLLKCDNEYKEINNYGYTKQLEEQRNKRNKKK; from the exons ATGA GAGTACCAACGATGCTATCCGACGTAGAGGAGCTGCCCTCGGTGCAGCTGGGCGACTATGTGCTCCGGTTCGAGCTGGAAGATCTGACCCCCTTCGGCAAGGAGGTGGCCAAGAACGAACTGCGCGAAACGCCCGAAATTCGTACCGCCGCCATCGAGGAACTGCGCACGCTGCTCAAAG ATGTGGAAGGCTTGGTCGTGCCGCTAGACAACGATGACTGGATGATCCGATTCCTGCGGCCATGCAAATTCTACGCAAAGAGTGCCTGTGAGTTG ATTCAACGGTACTACCAGTTCAAGGTAAAACACTGGGACATGTATAACGAGCTGATGCCGTCGAAGGAAGCCAACATCTTCAAGCAGAACATCCTGGCCGTGTTCCCGAACCGCGATCAGCTCGGGCgccgtgtgctgctgctcgagcTGGGCAAAAGCTGGAAGCACAAGGAAGTCACGCTGGACGAAGTGTTCAAGGGCTGTGTGCTGTTCCTGGAGGCGGCCATGCTTGAACCCGAAACACAGGTGCACGGTGCGGTCGTGATCTTCGACATGGACGGGTTGACCCTACAGCAAGCCTGGCAGTTTACGCCACCGTTCGCCAAGCGTATCGTCGACTGGCTGCAGGATGCGGTCCCGCTCCGCATCAAGGGTATCCACATCATTAATCAGCCAAAGATCTTTAACATGGTGTTCGCACTGTTTAAGCCGATTCTGCGCGAGAAGCTGCGCAACCGTATCATCTTCCACGGTACCGATCGTGAGTCACTGTACAAGCACATCTCCAAGGAGTGTCTGCCGGCGGTGTACGGTGGTACGGTCGATGCACCTCGGGTACAGGGCGAACAGTGGTACGAACTGTTGCTCAAGTGTGACAACGAGTACAAGGAGATCAACAACTACGGCTACACCAAGCAGCTCGAGGAGCAGCGCAACAAGAGGAACAAGAAAAAGTGA